acagtccggtgaattatagcggagcgtcttctcgagaaacccgaaggtgaagagttcagcttgtaCGGTCCCTGGggcaacggacactgtccggtggcacaccggacagtctggtgtgccataccagggttctcttcagtttcttttgctcctttcttttgaaccctaacttagatctttttattggtttgtgttgaacctttagcacctatagaatacataatctagagcaaactagttagtaccattatttgtgttgggcatttcaaccaccaaaatcatttaggaaagggTTTGACCATATTTCCCTTTTAGGTTTCAACATGTCATTGGGACAAATGAACAGTCGGCCCACTAacgaagtttttctttttctatttttctgAAACTTCTTTAAATTTTAGTTTGAATTCAGATGCGTATTTTTAAATTTGGTTTCAATGGAAATTCTTAGAATAATCCATATTATATGTAAGAAAATTGCCATCAAATTTTGTCAAAATTTACAAAATCTCTCAAATTCGAATTTGAAAACCGGTACAGTGTCCGAGCCGGCCGGCGCCGATAACCGATAAACCGGCCTGTAAACCAGTTTATCTAACGGTTTCTGGACCCTAGGATTACTGTTGATGCTCTACTATATTTGCAATGATGTAATGATTTGGCTTTGGTCGATACGATGAAATACTGTTGGAAAAGTGATCTCTTAGCTGTGGAGATGGTCTCCAACGCCCAGATCCTTGCTTGTCGTGTTTAAGGAGCATGTTACCTCTACATGCACTATGATCAGAGGTGCCCCAACAACCGAAGGTTGTGACTCCACACTGCACTAGATATAAGGAGATGACTAGCTAAACCAATTCCAAATTAATTCACCGATCTTGAGAGTGCCGGATCAGCCTGAAGGCCGTCGCcgcctctctctatatatatatccaGGATTCTAATGCTAGGAGGTGGCATTGGTAAATTGGAGGTGAAATACTGAAATGCCACATCTGCAATCTCTATCTACAATTAACGATATCAGATGACTTGACTTTGCATTACGGTTACTCCTATCCACATTAGATTAGTAAGTATTTATGTGATTAGATTAGTTATCCTGTGGTTTAAACCTATGTTCTCTAATATTGTGGTATGGAAGACGACTGATCCAATGGTGTAGTGGACTGGCGTTTCACTTTTATGTTCTTAGCATGAGACCCTTGTACAAAGAAAATCATGGGGTCAGCAACAGGCAGGAGAATGAATATGAAATAAAGCAAAACTAGGATACACACCTTAATGATGGCATATGGCACACGTTTGGCAAGGTCGCCTTTGCCAAGGCCTATTAGTTGGTGTTCAAGCATGGGCACGCCTAAGCTTTCCAAGATCTTGCACACAATGTGGATTCTCTTTGTGTTAGGAATACACTCCAACGACATTGACAAACCACCACCGAAGATTGTGCAATCTAGGACATATCAAAGACCTTCAACAAAGTGATGAAGTTCGATTTCCTGACCATTGGTAAGGTTATCCTCGAAGATGTGTCAGAGTCGATGTTTTTATTCTGAGCTCCAAGGGCGGCCTCCCGAAAAAGGACAACTCTTTGGTAACAGTCTTCTCTGCCCTCCTTGTCTCTGACAGATTGACAATCAGGACTTAGTGACTTACAATTGGTGGGGGTACTTCTTCTTTAACATATGAAAATTCTTCGATAGGTCACTTCACCGTAGTTTTGTATCAATGGCTGTAGATTTTATGACGCATGTTTGTTCACACTGTCTCCGGTAGAATGCGTAAAATAGGGGATGTGGAACTCTAGATGACACTGTTTGACACTGTTTACAGACAGAAGTTTAAAATATGGGATAAGATAGGGGATGGGATAGAAgatctgctggagatagcctcATCATCTTCAGTTTTAGCATCCCCGAAGATCCCAAATAACAGGGAAATCAGTCAAAACACATCGAAGGAAATGTTCTCATCAATAGCTTCTAACGTCACCAAGATATCCTTCATCTTAGCCTGCTTGTTGGAGGGATCAAAGCCAACAAGATCATTCCCCAAGGGCCTTAGCAATGTCAATGGTGTTCTCTTTATCATTACCGCAAGAATTTGCGAGGTCCCAAGAGAATGCTCCATGGCTCCAGCTCTGGCGGTATCCGTTGCTTTAGGCAACTTCGTCACGACCACGAGGGCCTCTAAAGTTGTTTCCATTTGTTTCTTCTCTTTCTCCATGGACCATGGAGACCTTAGGCTCATCACACTTGGGTGCCAGGGAAACACTTTCTCTAGTCTTTGACTCAGGTTACTTGACTTTAACCTTGCCCTTTTCAGCAATAGAGAGGCGCTTTGCTTCTTCTTAAGGCCTCGTTCGTTTGTTCCAAATCGAAACCAAGCATGTTTTTCTTCTAGGTCCGGATCGAGTGAAACCAGGTGATTCACTGGAACCTGAGAAGGTCTGGTTTGATTTGATTTCAGAAGCTTGTAGATGTGGATTTAATCCGAGCTACTGAGGGGGTGAAAAGGGTTGGAATGACATGTTTTCAATCTGGTTTTATTTTGAGTTAGACATAGCCGAACAACTATTATTAGTTGTTTCCGGTTTCAATCCTGACCAAATATATCCGGATAGAATAGGACCGTTCCAGGCCAACCGAACGAGGCCTAACTAAACGTTCAACCTCCCTCTTCAAAATGCTCACCTAGTGCTTCCTTTTAATCCCCGCTTCATCGTTCTTTGCTAGGTTAGGgtagtcagggtattcgaaaccatAGGCTTCGAACACCCTATTTAGGCTTTGTTTGTTTGAGCTTTGTCTAAGTACTAATGTCAGAGTtattatactccctccgtttctttttatttgtcgctggatagtgcaaaattacactatccagcgataaataaaaagaaacggagagaGTATAGTATGTGCTTTCTTAGTCCGGAGAAATCACTACGAAGAAGATTACTTTATCATTCCTAAAATAAACTCGAAAATATTGAGCCTTCGGCAAAGACATACTCGTGCAAGAAAACACCGTTGTAAAGTTGAGGGAATATATACAATACATAATATTGTCATAGAGAATGTTTAATACGAAGTGGCTAATAATAAACTGTGGAGTACCTCTATAGTCTATACAACGGACAGCGGAGCAGGCAGCCGCCAAAGACGACCCAGATGATGTGATCAAAGTCGCGGTCCACGCGTGCCACTTGCTAGTTGCCACAGCCCCCCGCGGCCCCGCCCAAGTACATACGCCCCCGCAGTCCGCGTGGAGTCGCATCGCATGCATCCAGTCCAGGACTCCAGGTCTAGGCGTCTAGCTCTAGCTGTAGTTGGAAGTTGGAACAGCTCGGTGCCGGTGGGCATTTTCAACCATCGTTTGCTTTACTTCACAGTTCACACTCGCCCTGTTCTAGGGTTATTATCAACCCAGTTCATCCATCACCGACCGGCGTCACCACTTGCCAGTCACCTCACCACCATGAAGAATCCTTGGCTCCTATTCCTCGCCCCCTTCCTCTTAGCCGTGTCGTCATCGCTGCCTCATACCGCCGCCGTGCCGCTGCGTTTCCCTGCCGCAGGGCGGTCGCCTGTCCAGTGCATCGGCGACGGCGTCTACGCTGCTAACAGCACCTACCAAGCCAACCTCCGCCGCGTCGCCGCCCTCCTCCTAGCCGAGGTGTCCGCCTCCCCCGGCCAGTTTTACTACACGACCCATGCCGTCGGGTACTGGCCTAACCGGTTGCTCGCCAGCTCCTTATGCCGGCGCCGCGACGTCAACGGCACCCACGTTGGCTACCCCTGCGCCGACTGCATCGCCGGGGCCTTCCTCGAAATGGAGAGAGCGTGCCCGTACCGCAGGGAGGCCTTCTATATCGATCGCAACTGCAGTGTCGAACTTGCCGAGATTCGCATCTTCGGGACTGGCGGCATCTTCCGTGAGTTCTGCTTCTGCCATGCTTCGTATATACacaccaaaaaaaaaaaaaacttgcCAGATTTTTCAATTTTAACAGCTTTGCTTCTAGAGAACACAACCTTAGGTTTGCCATGTCACCTAAATTTGTGCCAGCTGATGAGTGACCAGTATTAAAATTTGGAGAATGGTATGGTGACACAATAACCTAAGTTAGTGAAATATTGCTATGCAAATTAGAAGAACATGTGCTTCAGGATCAGACTAGCTAATGTGTGTGAGTGTGTTCAGACTTGTTATAGTTTGTGTTAAATTCCTTTTAGCTTTGTGCTGCCAACCTTTGTGCATTTCTCGAATCCAACGTTCAGAATTCATATTCCATTTTTAAATTGAATACATGAGTTTGATCTGTTTCTTATCATGTGCCACTAATTTATCTGTGTATGGACTTGAAAATTCAACAAAGCTCCATTTATCGGGAAAAAAAACATTCAAGTGTTTCAAcccaaacaaacatagtataatTTAAGAAATAATGTTCATTTACATATGCGTTGGCTGAGGTCCTTGTGTGTCTCATTTCAGAACGGAACATACTGATACAAGCCATGGCTTCGGGATTGGTACTTCAAGCAATTGGATTTGCTTGGCTTTTCTTCTTGCTATTTCAAGAATGGCGCAGCCGGAAAAGAGGCAACTTGATGTAAAAACACAAGAGTTGATCCCATATCTCATTCTAAATTGACCTACTTCCTAGTTGATACACGATCCATATAAAATTTCTCGAATATAAGTCTTATTCTTCTAGAAGTAGCCAAGTAAGTAAAGGTGGTCTACTAATACAAATGCCAAATATTTCAACCTCAGTCTTATAGAGGCAAATGATTTGATTTTTTTTCATCAAAATGTCACACCACCACCATCATTTCTCTGAATTTGGAGTACACGGACAAATATATATTTACTCTGTTTCCTCTTGCACCATGCAGGCATTCCACCCCTCTTTTATCTGGAGATGAGAATGTTGGCAACATGTCTACCAAGGCGTAACGGCAAATGTTGCATACTTGCATGAAGGGATCGGATTTTCTCTCATCAAGGGAATAAAGATTAAAGAATGAATACTTGCTCTCCAAATTGCAGGCCTTCAATTCGGTCGTTTAATTTCAAGCCAGCTGAAATGTTCATTGTTTTCACACATTCTTATGTTTTCATTGGAATTTCATTCCCACTTGTCCTGTTCCTAGCTTGAAATGTACATGTGAATACAAAAAAAAAACCAAAACTTGCCACGATTGGGCAGTCGGCACTGAAACAGCAGTGTACCATATTATAATGTATATACGTAAGAACGTAACCTACTAAAATGactacttgttctcaattgcaagaTCAAAACAGAATTACAACCTTTATTTTACCCTTGAGACATATTTGAAGCATTATGAGTGTGTGCCAGAAGACGATCGAGTTATGTGGTCAATGTCGTGGCCGGCCGGCTCCACTGTCCTGAGGTCAGTCGTCAAAGTCCTCCACCAGAGCCTGGTGACAACTGACATCTAAAAAGGCCTCCACCTGAGTCCACTAGAGCGTGATAATAATTAACTGCGTGTTTGTTTTGAGGAACGAGATAGTCATCTTCTTGCTCCGTACTTTCGCGTTTGGTTTGTGAAATCGAATGAGTTAATCCATCACATTTTATTTTTCTTAGGCTAATAGTTAGTAATAATATAAGAAATGAGTTTGTTCCATCAAATTTGTGGAATGGATTTATAATGTAATTGCCCCGCATCACATCCTCTGGAGCCATGTACGGATGTACCCATGAAACATGAAATAAATCGAGCAAAAAAGTGTTTATGAACACTGACCAAACGGGGAGTTGGTTTTGAAGCTCTACTGAGTACTGACTAGGTGCCAACGACGCGGCTGGTCTGGTGACGGCCTGCGTCTGGTCGCGCTTGAAAATCCTCGCGAGGCCGAAGTCAGAAATCTTGGGCCTCATCTTGGCGTCCAGTAGGATGTTGCTGGTTTTGAGATCACGGTGGACGACCTTGAGCTGGGTGGGGGGAGTCTTCGTGCAGCTAGGTACTGCAGGGCCCGCGCGACGCCCTTGTACCTCTGCCCCCAGTCTAGCAGCTAGCTCAGTGTCTGATGACATCGATCACAAAGGCAAATGAGGAAAACTGGAGAAGCAAATGAATGCATCGGGCTGAGGACGCTTCATCAACCAGTACCGAAAAGGATGAGGTCGAGGCTCCTGTTGTGGTTGTGGACGAAGCCAGGCAGGCGCTGCGGTGCGTCCACTTCGGCTTGCTGTGCGTGCAGCAGGACCCTGACATGTCGGCCGTCGTGTCCGTTCTCACCAGGGATAGCATGGAGCACCAGCCGCCGTCGCAGCCCGCGTTCTTCTTCGGGAGGGAACCGTACGAGTACGACCGGTCTGGTTTGGTTGGTGTCGCAGCAGAGGAAGAGGATATAATCTACATTCTGTAGCAGCTGTATGCAAAATCTAATCTTTGTAGCTTACGCTGCTTATTAGCTGCTGTCATACATTTTGGTAACAGGGTGGTAACGGTACAAATATATGTTCCCAATTTCTGGGCTCGATCCCATGGCCTGCTGGCTAGCTAACCATCCAGTGACACCGTCGACGCGGCTGCGTTGGCGCTGTTGTTCCTGACGAAGAACCCCGGCTTGGATGGAGCCTGGAGGGTGACGGTGTCGCTGCCgagcatcatgacgaccgacgacATCACCGGCCGCGCCGCGGGGTCTGCCTGGACGCACAGCAGGCCGATGTGGACGCACCGCAGCACGTCGCCCTCCGGGAAGCTGCCGCCCATAGTGCTCGGTTCCACCAGCTGCGCCACCGTCCCGGCCTCCCAGTGCGTCCATACCTGCTCATGGACGGTCGATCTGTAGTGAGGCGTGAGCCAGCAGAGCTGCAAGGTGTGTTTTCTCGGTGTAAAAGTACTGCGCTTACTGTGGCCAAGAGGTTGCAGCCATCGTCGCTGTTCTTCCTCCCCGTGACGACCTCCAGCaccatgacgccgaagctgaacgcGTCCGACCTGACGGAGTAGTTCCCCCGCATCATGTACTCCGGCGCCATGTACCCGCTGAAAAATGAACGACGAAATAACCAAGCAAAAGCTCGTGCGGTTATTCGATCAGATAGTCACGAACACTGAACTTGCATGATTGAAGCAGTTAATGGCCTCAGGCAGCTGTGTTCTTTAGCACTGACTAGGTGCCGACGACGCGGCGGGTGACGGCCTGGGTCTGGCCCCGGCCAAAGATCCTGGCCAGGCCGAAGTCCGAGATCTTGGGGTTCATGTTCTCGTCTAGCAGGACGTTGCTGGCCTTGAGGTCGCGGTGCACCACCTTGAGCTGGGAGTCCTCGTGGAGGTACTGCAGCCCCCGAGCGACTCCGTTGATGATCTTGTACCTCTGCGCCCAGTCCAGCCGTCGTCGTCCACGCTCTTCATTCTCCGTGTCTGATCGCGCGTAAAGGAAACAGCAAGCGATCAgtgtgatggtatatggagacaaTTCGGAGCAGGCGTTTGAGTTGAGCACACGAGCGGGCATTCGGTATCGGTACCGAATAGGATGAGGTCGAGGCTCCGGTTGGGCAGGAACTCGTAGACGAGCAGCCTCTCCTGCTGCCCCAGGCAGACGCCGATGAGCCTGACGAGGTTCCTGTGCTTCAGCTTGGCCACCAGCGCCAGCTCGTTCTTCAGCTCCTGCACCCCCTGCGACGAGCTACTGGACAGACGCTTCACCGCTATCTCCTCGCCATCCGGGAGGACACCCTAATAAATAAACACCCCAAGCATTGCGTTTCATTTCAGGTTCAGAACCATCTCATCTGGTACGTGTTTGTTCAGTGACTGCTACCTTGTACACGGCGCCAAAGCCGCCTTCGCCGAGCTTGTTGCTCTCGTCGAAATCCCCCGTGGCGGCCCGTAGGGCGGAGACGTCCATCATCATGGAGTCCACCATTTCGGTGTCCTCTGCTTCAGTGGAGTACATGGGATCTGTTGTGTACGTATAGATTGGACTTGCCATTATTTGTTTCCAGAATCCAGATCCTTCCAAGCTAAGTGTGTTTAAACAGATGACGATGCTGAAGCAACGTACTCTGGTGTTTGGCCTGTGCGATcagtagccgccgccgccgcctccggaaGCAGAGGCAGGCCACAAGGTTCATGGCTGCTAGAGCTGGCAGCACAACTGCAATCGCCACCCAGGGCACATGGTACTTTCGCCTCCCTGTGTACTAACGATGGTATTAGCAAACGCGGGAAATACGTGTCACAAGAAATAGCTGATCTTAAATCAAACAAATTAGAAGCTCCTAATAAATCAAGGAATTACTTGCTAAAATATCGCTTTCGCTCACCTCCATCCGCCGCACGAACCCGAGAGTTCACAgcgggcgccggcgccggcgctccAGAGCTTGGTGAGGCCAGCCGCACCATCGCCGGCCCGTTATAGAAGGGCTTGGTCTCGTACCTGTAGGTGCAGCTGACCGCGAGCATCCTGGCCCCGTCACGGTTCTGGAACCCGCCTAGCGACTGTGATATGAGCCCGGCGAGGCACTTGTGGCACTGCGCCGGCGTCTGGTCCGGCGTGCACTGAGCCAGAGCGTAGAGCTCGGGAAACTCCGGGTCGAAGCCGGTGTCAGCCTGGCCAGTCGCGAACCGCCGCGTGGAGTTGTACGCGGCGTAGTCGGCGGTGGCGTTCACGAGCGCGGCCAGCAGGCGTATGAACTGGCCGGGGTCAGCGGTCACGTACTGGTTGTCGCCGATGGGGTACGTGTCGATCGACGGGCCGGTGTCGTCGTCGCCGGGGAGGGTGTGCACGTCGGAGTAGTGGACCATGCAGGGATCGTAGTAGATGGTGGCAGCCTTGTCGTCGGAGCAGGCGCTGGGCAGGTCTCCGAAGGCCTCGGTCAGGCAGCTGAAGCATGTCGTGCTGTTGACGTCGCCGCGGCAAAGGGCCATGGCTGAGAGCTGCTCCGGCACGGTGCCGACGACTATGCTGGCAAAAAGGTCAGGGGATGTCGAGGCGTTCTTGGGCAGGGTGGCGGCGGCGAAGTTGAAGTGGTCTTGGTATGTGCCgttggccgcgaagctgctgctgGTGCCACACGATAGCCACGGGTAACCCGCGGCTGGGGCCATGAGCAGTGCGACGGCGAGGACGACGGCCACGGGCAGCAGGTTGTGAGCCATCGTGCTTGTGTATCGAAGGAGAAATCTTGGAGGCAGGCTTTGAAGGCGAGACCGCGAGAGAGAAGCCGCAAGGCTCCGTGAGACTATAGATGGTCATTTGGTACTAACACGATGAATTAGCTCACTCACGACACGAAAAAACACGGTCCAGATACGACCCGATCCGGTTAATATAGTGCTAGTGCCTGACAAGGCACGGCtatagtaccatgtctgggccacaatcTCGACACGTAGTGCTGGCACGGGCACGACACagttatattttttatttaaaaaTAATAGTTTACATATATTAAGTATAAAAATTCAACATAACACAATTTAAGTCTCTTATACACTAGGTTGTGTGTTCGAGTCCTCATAACTATACATTTTTTTTAAATTATACAATATACTCAGAAGTGCCACAGTGCCATCGGGCCGGCCCGACACGACTACCAGGCTGACGGGCCGTGCCTGGACCGCGGTAGCGACACGTCGACCCATATGGTATGGCACACTTCGCTAGTTGGGCCTGACGGACCGTGCCAAACACAGGCCATAGTGGGTCGGGCCGTATCGGcctgtttggccatctatatgtgAGACTGACTGACTGACCTGGTCCTCGGGAGGCAGGCCAGGACATCCATCCATAGGAGGCCATAATGAATTGTACCATTTAAATCATAGGAGGCCATAATGAATTGTACCATTTAaatcctgtcggcgtttcgagaccggggggtccctaagccgacgagtgaatgtcgccgcatgccccagcccagatgggtcgagcgcgaggccgagcgcgaagggggaaagtgaggcggccggagaccggcgtgagagaggtgggaatcccgctgccttcgtgttcgtcccgcgcccaggtcgggtgcgcttgcagtagggggttacaagcgtctacgcgggagagggagcgagcggcctcacgcgagcgcctgtctcgtcctcgtccccgcgcggccaaccttctctaagagggccctggtcctcccttttataggcgtaaggagaggatccaggtgtacaatggggggtatagcggagtgctacgtgtctagcggaggagagctaacgccctaagtacatgccgttgtggcagccggagagattttggcacccagctggtgtgatgtcgtggccgtcggaggagcgatggagcctggcagagggacagctgtcggagctgttgagtccttgctgacgtcctcttgcttctgtaagggggctgagagccgccgtcgtcacagagtatgcggggcgccatcattgcctatctggcggagcgagccagatgggacgccggtcttgtcccccgtggcccgagtcagctcggggtagggtgatgatggcgcctcctgtcgacgtggctggtctgcgccctaggttggacgatgtggaagctcctccgaagccgaggtcgagtctgtcttccgtggccgaggtcgagtccgagcccctgggtcgggcgaggcggagaccgtcggctgaggccagggcgtagtccgagccctggggtcgggcgaagcggagttcgtcgtcttctggggctgagcccgagtccgagccctgggtcgggcggaacagagttcgtcgtcttctggggctgagcccgagtccgagccctgggtcgggcggagcagagttcgccgtcttccgggacttagcccgagtccgagccctgggttgggcggagcagagttcgccgtcttccgggacttagcccgagtccgagccctgggtcgggcggagcggagttcgccgtcttccgggacttagcccgagtccgagccctgggtcgggcgaagcggagcttcctatggtgccttcggccgggcctgactgcctgtcagcctcactctgtcaagtggcaccgcagtcggagcggcgcaggcggcgctgtccttctgtcaggccggtcagtggagcggcgaagtgacggcggtcacttcggctctgccggctggggggcgcgcgtcaggataaaggtgtcaggccacctttgcattaaatgctcctgcaatttggtcggtcggtgcggcgatttggtcagggttgcttcttggcgaagacagggcctcgggcgagccggaaatatattcgccgctgaaggggggcctcgggcgagacggaaatcctccggggtcggctgcccttgtccgaggctaggctcgggcgaggcgtgatcgagtccctcgaatggactgatccctgacttaatcgcacccatcaggcctttgcagctttatgctgatgggggttaccagatgagaattaggagccttgagggtacccctaattatggtccccgacagtagcccccgagcctcgaagggagtgttagcactcgcttggaggctttcatcgcacttttttgcaaggggacctgaaagggaattaggcttacaccttgttcctatataattttggtggttgaattgcccaacacaaatctttggactaactagtttgttctagtgtataagttatacaggtgtcaaaggttcacaacatagccaataaaatgaccaagtgttgggttcaacaaaagggcaaagagccaaccgtaggccctctggt
This portion of the Zea mays cultivar B73 chromosome 2, Zm-B73-REFERENCE-NAM-5.0, whole genome shotgun sequence genome encodes:
- the LOC100382243 gene encoding uncharacterized protein LOC100382243 precursor, with the protein product MKNPWLLFLAPFLLAVSSSLPHTAAVPLRFPAAGRSPVQCIGDGVYAANSTYQANLRRVAALLLAEVSASPGQFYYTTHAVGYWPNRLLASSLCRRRDVNGTHVGYPCADCIAGAFLEMERACPYRREAFYIDRNCSVELAEIRIFGTGGIFQRNILIQAMASGLVLQAIGFAWLFFLLFQEWRSRKRGNLMHSTPLLSGDENVGNMSTKA
- the LOC103647730 gene encoding cysteine-rich receptor-like protein kinase 6 isoform X1; this translates as MAHNLLPVAVVLAVALLMAPAAGYPWLSCGTSSSFAANGTYQDHFNFAAATLPKNASTSPDLFASIVVGTVPEQLSAMALCRGDVNSTTCFSCLTEAFGDLPSACSDDKAATIYYDPCMVHYSDVHTLPGDDDTGPSIDTYPIGDNQYVTADPGQFIRLLAALVNATADYAAYNSTRRFATGQADTGFDPEFPELYALAQCTPDQTPAQCHKCLAGLISQSLGGFQNRDGARMLAVSCTYRYETKPFYNGPAMVRLASPSSGAPAPAPAVNSRVRAADGGRRKYHVPWVAIAVVLPALAAMNLVACLCFRRRRRRLLIAQAKHQNPMYSTEAEDTEMVDSMMMDVSALRAATGDFDESNKLGEGGFGAVYKGVLPDGEEIAVKRLSSSSSQGVQELKNELALVAKLKHRNLVRLIGVCLGQQERLLVYEFLPNRSLDLILFDTENEERGRRRLDWAQRYKIINGVARGLQYLHEDSQLKVVHRDLKASNVLLDENMNPKISDFGLARIFGRGQTQAVTRRVVGTYGYMAPEYMMRGNYSVRSDAFSFGVMVLEVVTGRKNSDDGCNLLATVWTHWEAGTVAQLVEPSTMGGSFPEGDVLRCVHIGLLCVQADPAARPVMSSVVMMLGSDTVTLQAPSKPGFFVRNNSANAAASTVSLDG
- the LOC103647730 gene encoding cysteine-rich receptor-like protein kinase 6 isoform X2, with amino-acid sequence MAHNLLPVAVVLAVALLMAPAAGYPWLSCGTSSSFAANGTYQDHFNFAAATLPKNASTSPDLFASIVVGTVPEQLSAMALCRGDVNSTTCFSCLTEAFGDLPSACSDDKAATIYYDPCMVHYSDVHTLPGDDDTGPSIDTYPIGDNQYVTADPGQFIRLLAALVNATADYAAYNSTRRFATGQADTGFDPEFPELYALAQCTPDQTPAQCHKCLAGLISQSLGGFQNRDGARMLAVSCTYRYETKPFYNGPAMVRLASPSSGAPAPAPAVNSRVRAADGGRRKYHVPWVAIAVVLPALAAMNLVACLCFRRRRRRLLIAQAKHQNPMYSTEAEDTEMVDSMMMDVSALRAATGDFDESNKLGEGGFGAVYKGVLPDGEEIAVKRLSSSSSQGVQELKNELALVAKLKHRNLVRLIGVCLGQQERLLVYEFLPNRSLDLILFDTENEERGRRRLDWAQRYKIINGVARGLQYLHEDSQLKVVHRDLKASNVLLDENMNPKISDFGLARIFGRGQTQAVTRRVVGTYGYMAPEYMMRGNYSVRSDAFSFGVMVLEVVTGRKNSDDGCNLLATIDRP